The Microbacterium horticulturae genome has a window encoding:
- a CDS encoding HAD hydrolase-like protein, which yields MPHRSPFTCVLWDVDGTIIDASEGILRRLATTLTHFGFPPPTRDELVHWIGPPMYDSMQTNLGVTPEKAAEAVTYYRTVGKAEGYTAGARLIDGIGELIADLDDVGIPQATASSKPEVQVVALMEHFDLDTHLAAITGSTPDEKTLSRKADIIGEALRRLEAVGVDTSRPVLIGDRHHDVEGGAEQDVPVIFVRWGFSWPHESEGAQAAVDTVAQLRDLLLLPEDG from the coding sequence ATGCCGCACCGCTCGCCCTTCACCTGTGTCCTGTGGGACGTCGACGGCACGATCATCGACGCGTCCGAGGGCATTTTGCGGCGCCTGGCCACGACGCTCACGCACTTCGGCTTTCCGCCGCCGACGCGTGACGAGCTCGTGCACTGGATCGGCCCGCCGATGTACGACTCGATGCAGACCAATCTCGGTGTCACGCCCGAGAAGGCCGCCGAGGCCGTCACCTACTACCGCACGGTCGGCAAAGCCGAGGGCTACACCGCCGGCGCCCGCCTCATCGACGGCATCGGCGAACTCATCGCCGATCTCGATGACGTCGGCATTCCGCAGGCGACGGCGAGTTCGAAGCCCGAGGTGCAGGTCGTCGCGCTCATGGAGCACTTCGACCTCGACACCCACCTCGCGGCGATCACCGGCTCGACGCCCGACGAGAAGACCCTCAGCCGGAAGGCCGACATCATCGGCGAAGCGCTGCGCCGCCTCGAAGCCGTCGGCGTCGACACGAGCCGGCCGGTGCTCATCGGCGACCGTCATCACGACGTCGAAGGCGGTGCCGAACAAGACGTCCCCGTGATCTTCGTGCGCTGGGGCTTCAGCTGGCCGCACGAGTCCGAGGGCGCGCAGGCCGCGGTCGACACCGTCGCCCAGCTGCGCGACCTCCTGTTGCTGCCCGAGGACGGCTGA
- the nucS gene encoding endonuclease NucS has translation MRLVIARCAVDYHGRLNAHLDPALRLLVHKGDGSLLIHSDGGSYKPLNWMSPPCTLAIEEPEGDAAAAGVIEQWRVTHRKSGDELVVQIYEIVHDTAHELGVDPGLVKDGVEADLQRLLAEQVDVIGDGLQLVRREFPTAIGPVDLLLRDPAGGTIAVEVKRRGDIDGVEQLTRYLALLDRDPHLTPVTGVFAAQEIKPQAKVLAADRGIRCVTLDYEGMKGVESGAPRLF, from the coding sequence GTGCGTCTCGTCATCGCCCGCTGCGCCGTCGACTATCACGGCAGGCTCAATGCCCATCTCGACCCGGCCCTGCGCCTGCTCGTGCACAAGGGCGACGGCAGTCTGCTCATCCACTCCGATGGCGGGTCGTACAAACCGCTGAACTGGATGAGCCCGCCGTGCACCCTCGCGATCGAAGAGCCGGAGGGGGATGCCGCAGCCGCCGGCGTCATCGAGCAGTGGCGTGTCACCCACCGCAAGTCGGGCGATGAGCTCGTGGTGCAGATCTACGAGATCGTGCACGACACCGCTCACGAGCTGGGCGTGGACCCGGGCCTGGTCAAGGACGGCGTCGAAGCCGATCTGCAGCGCCTGCTCGCCGAGCAGGTCGACGTGATCGGCGACGGGCTGCAGCTGGTGCGTCGCGAGTTCCCGACCGCGATCGGACCGGTCGACCTGCTGTTGCGCGACCCGGCCGGCGGCACGATCGCCGTCGAGGTCAAGCGGCGCGGCGACATCGACGGCGTCGAGCAGCTCACCCGGTATCTCGCGCTGCTCGATCGTGACCCGCACCTGACGCCGGTGACGGGCGTGTTCGCCGCGCAAGAGATCAAGCCGCAGGCCAAGGTGCTGGCGGCCGACCGCGGCATCCGCTGCGTGACCCTGGACTACGAGGGCATGAAGGGCGTCGAGTCGGGCGCCCCGCGGCTGTTCTGA
- a CDS encoding LacI family DNA-binding transcriptional regulator: MSERRATIADVARAAGVAASTASVVFSGKTPVSDATRDRVLTAAAELGYTGPDPRAASLRRGRSGIVGVVFQGPLRTVFLDPVTRIMMDGIADGVTDLGAALLLLRDDDDREPTLTTAPLDAAVLVGCNAQMRDSLGMLRSRGIPVVVIEGEAGDDVPQIDLDNREAQREMAQHVRTLGHERVAAVTLSADAARRRAWIPADQVFTVDVTRDRLAGFRDVFPDAGALAAAGSSIDEGLIAGRTLFADPARRPTAVVAQSDMLAAGVIRAAEEAGLRVPHDVTVTGFDGVSVDGLAPYELTTMAQPAADKGRAAGQAVTAMLQGRDAASFRFTCTFRAGNTAAPPAA, encoded by the coding sequence GTGAGCGAGCGCAGAGCCACCATCGCCGATGTCGCCCGGGCGGCCGGTGTCGCGGCGTCGACCGCGTCGGTGGTCTTCAGCGGCAAGACCCCGGTCTCGGACGCCACTCGTGACCGCGTTCTGACCGCCGCCGCCGAGCTCGGCTACACCGGGCCCGACCCGCGCGCGGCCTCGTTGCGGCGCGGTCGCAGTGGCATCGTCGGTGTGGTGTTCCAGGGGCCGTTGCGCACGGTCTTCCTCGACCCGGTGACTCGCATCATGATGGACGGCATCGCCGACGGCGTCACCGACCTCGGCGCCGCCCTCCTGCTGCTGCGTGACGATGACGATCGCGAGCCGACTCTGACGACCGCGCCGCTGGATGCCGCGGTGCTCGTCGGCTGCAATGCGCAGATGCGCGACTCGCTCGGGATGCTGCGCTCGCGGGGCATCCCGGTCGTGGTCATCGAGGGCGAGGCCGGCGACGATGTGCCGCAGATCGACCTGGACAACCGCGAGGCGCAGCGCGAGATGGCACAGCACGTGCGCACGCTCGGGCACGAGCGTGTCGCGGCGGTGACCCTGTCGGCCGATGCGGCGCGGCGGCGCGCGTGGATCCCCGCCGACCAGGTCTTCACGGTCGACGTGACGCGCGATCGGCTGGCGGGCTTCCGTGATGTCTTCCCCGACGCGGGCGCGCTCGCCGCAGCCGGCAGCTCGATCGACGAGGGACTCATCGCCGGGCGCACGCTGTTCGCCGACCCCGCGCGTCGGCCGACCGCCGTGGTCGCGCAGAGCGACATGCTCGCGGCGGGTGTGATCCGTGCGGCTGAAGAGGCCGGTCTGCGTGTGCCGCACGACGTCACGGTCACCGGGTTCGATGGGGTCAGCGTCGACGGGCTGGCGCCGTACGAGCTCACGACGATGGCTCAGCCGGCGGCCGACAAGGGACGCGCGGCGGGGCAGGCCGTGACCGCGATGCTGCAGGGGCGGGATGCCGCATCCTTCCGCTTCACTTGCACGTTCCGCGCGGGCAACACGGCCGCGCCGCCCGCGGCCTGA
- a CDS encoding FhaA domain-containing protein, translating to MGLLDSFERGLERAVNGAFAKTFRSGIQPVEIASALRSELDKKAAVVSRDRILVPNTLAVRLAANDAERMAGIGPALVNELTEIVRTHAASQHYSFAGPVSVTLQPDPDLSTGTLRVDSRTAEGTVTWRGVVDIAGTRHPLRKGRTVIGRGSDADITISDAGTSRKHVEILWDGERAVVRDLGSTNGTTLDGQKVSQAPLPPDSTVQIGRTDIVFHVVPQAAPQAPQAPQGMDAATRQFGVGGGRA from the coding sequence GTGGGACTACTTGACAGCTTCGAGCGGGGTCTCGAGCGTGCCGTGAACGGTGCGTTCGCCAAGACCTTCCGCAGCGGCATCCAGCCGGTCGAGATCGCCTCCGCCCTGCGCAGCGAGCTCGACAAGAAGGCCGCCGTCGTCTCGCGCGACCGCATCCTCGTACCCAACACGCTCGCGGTACGGCTCGCCGCCAACGATGCCGAGCGCATGGCGGGCATCGGTCCCGCCTTGGTCAACGAGCTCACCGAGATCGTGCGCACCCACGCGGCATCGCAGCACTATTCCTTCGCCGGGCCGGTGTCGGTGACCCTCCAACCAGACCCCGACTTGTCCACAGGCACGCTGCGTGTGGATTCGCGCACAGCCGAAGGCACGGTAACGTGGCGCGGCGTGGTCGACATCGCCGGAACCCGCCACCCCCTGCGCAAGGGTCGCACCGTCATCGGCCGCGGCAGTGACGCCGACATCACCATCTCCGACGCGGGCACGAGTCGTAAGCACGTCGAGATCCTGTGGGACGGCGAACGCGCCGTCGTGCGCGACCTCGGTTCGACGAACGGCACCACCCTCGACGGGCAGAAGGTCTCGCAGGCACCGCTGCCCCCCGACTCGACCGTGCAGATCGGGCGCACGGACATCGTCTTCCACGTGGTGCCGCAGGCCGCTCCCCAAGCTCCCCAGGCTCCGCAGGGGATGGATGCCGCAACCCGGCAGTTCGGCGTCGGGGGAGGCCGCGCGTGA
- a CDS encoding MFS transporter produces MSSEGVDAARRRVGLTVAALCLGTTLNPLNSSMIAVALLSLQHDFDLTTPQVTWVITLFYIASTVGQPLMGRVIDALGARRVFVAGMAVVVVAGVIAPLGGFALVLVSRGILALGTSVAFPAAVALVGPLARAGGMSPPRLLARIQIANTTAAALGPVVGGLLIAVAGWPAIFLVNVPLGIAGLISVWILAPRDNPREAVTGRALVRVLDPAGVLSFAIAAVALLVVLLDAGGDATWLLVAVGVVALGLFVWRELRARAPFIDVRMLAANRALTLSYLGFTVFSALYYLAFFGLPQFLEAHAGYSTAIVGLLMLPLSGMTIAIAPVVARAIDKRGLVPVLITMAIVLLVSAGLLGIGVATTNPVWMLLMAAVMGIPYCMGSLVMTEAVRRAAPPDAVGVASGLLQSTRYLGAIAATVMLGQLLAGGVDAAAWGGVVIAAVATGVVHLAVSLFQAAALRRAQH; encoded by the coding sequence GTGAGTTCTGAAGGGGTGGATGCCGCGCGGCGGCGCGTCGGCCTGACGGTCGCCGCCCTCTGCCTGGGTACGACCCTGAACCCGCTGAACTCGTCGATGATCGCGGTGGCGCTGCTGTCGCTGCAGCACGATTTCGACCTGACCACGCCGCAGGTGACGTGGGTGATCACTCTCTTCTACATCGCCTCGACCGTCGGCCAGCCGCTGATGGGACGCGTCATCGACGCGCTCGGTGCGCGGCGCGTGTTCGTCGCGGGCATGGCCGTGGTGGTCGTCGCCGGCGTCATCGCGCCACTGGGCGGGTTCGCGCTCGTGCTCGTCTCGCGCGGCATCCTGGCGCTGGGCACCTCGGTCGCTTTCCCGGCCGCCGTGGCGCTGGTGGGCCCGCTCGCGCGCGCCGGAGGGATGAGCCCGCCGCGGCTGCTGGCGCGCATCCAGATCGCGAACACGACGGCCGCCGCCCTCGGTCCGGTCGTGGGCGGCCTGCTGATCGCGGTGGCGGGATGGCCGGCGATCTTCTTGGTGAACGTACCGCTGGGCATCGCCGGATTGATCAGCGTGTGGATCCTTGCCCCGCGCGACAACCCGCGCGAGGCGGTGACCGGACGGGCGCTCGTGCGCGTGCTCGACCCCGCCGGCGTGCTGTCGTTCGCGATCGCGGCGGTGGCGCTGCTGGTCGTACTCCTCGATGCGGGCGGTGACGCCACGTGGCTGCTCGTGGCCGTCGGCGTCGTGGCGCTCGGACTGTTCGTCTGGCGCGAGCTGCGCGCCCGCGCGCCGTTCATCGATGTGCGGATGCTCGCAGCCAACCGCGCCCTCACGCTCTCGTACCTCGGCTTCACCGTGTTCAGCGCGCTGTACTACCTGGCGTTCTTCGGGCTGCCGCAGTTTCTCGAGGCGCACGCCGGGTACTCGACCGCGATCGTCGGGCTGCTGATGCTGCCGCTCTCGGGCATGACGATCGCCATCGCACCGGTCGTCGCGCGCGCGATCGACAAGCGCGGGCTCGTACCGGTGCTGATCACCATGGCCATCGTGCTGTTGGTCTCGGCGGGACTGCTCGGCATCGGCGTCGCGACGACGAACCCCGTGTGGATGCTGCTCATGGCGGCGGTCATGGGCATCCCGTACTGCATGGGATCGCTCGTGATGACCGAAGCCGTGCGGCGCGCCGCCCCGCCCGACGCGGTGGGTGTGGCATCCGGTCTCCTGCAGTCGACGCGCTACCTCGGCGCCATCGCCGCGACGGTCATGCTCGGTCAGCTGCTGGCGGGCGGAGTGGATGCCGCAGCCTGGGGCGGCGTCGTCATCGCCGCGGTCGCGACCGGCGTGGTGCACCTGGCGGTCTCGCTGTTCCAGGCCGCGGCGCTGCGGCGCGCGCAGCACTGA
- a CDS encoding GntR family transcriptional regulator, producing the protein MTSDVAFAPLDPRGAVLGDEVYTVLGEAILDGRLAPGERLRDVELAENLGVSRTPVREALQRLERCGLVEVSANRWTRVSIPDASMLEATHEFIVYTMGNAIRMAVGRCSDDTLDQLLAGVDELIAASRADDRREMLRLSAQFFTMVTYATGNRMLEQILEECEFGLRRNLYGWRPHVTDEVERTDMYRVFRDAVAARDGDRAERILRLQHGFG; encoded by the coding sequence ATGACCAGCGATGTTGCTTTCGCGCCGCTCGACCCCCGCGGTGCAGTCCTCGGCGACGAGGTGTACACAGTGCTCGGCGAAGCGATCCTCGACGGACGCCTTGCACCCGGCGAACGTCTGCGCGATGTCGAGCTCGCCGAGAACCTCGGCGTCTCGCGCACGCCGGTGCGCGAGGCTCTGCAGCGCCTCGAGAGATGCGGCCTGGTGGAGGTGTCGGCGAACCGGTGGACCCGGGTGTCGATCCCGGATGCATCGATGCTCGAGGCCACGCACGAGTTCATCGTGTACACGATGGGCAACGCGATCCGGATGGCGGTGGGCCGCTGCTCCGACGACACGCTCGATCAGCTGCTCGCCGGCGTCGACGAGCTGATCGCGGCATCCCGTGCCGACGATCGCCGCGAAATGCTGCGCCTGAGCGCTCAGTTCTTCACCATGGTGACCTACGCCACCGGCAATCGCATGCTCGAGCAGATCCTCGAGGAGTGCGAGTTCGGGCTCCGGCGCAACCTGTACGGCTGGCGCCCGCACGTGACGGACGAGGTCGAGCGCACCGACATGTACCGGGTGTTCCGTGACGCCGTGGCCGCCCGCGACGGCGATCGCGCCGAGCGTATTCTGCGGCTGCAGCACGGCTTCGGCTGA
- a CDS encoding AAA family ATPase, which yields MATDWMYDARPIRAIGVFEDAVIDEKTWPAGIPSVAQFLRVAASGAPFDGYEFSAGVTFLVGENGSGKSTLLEGIAEAAGLPAEGGSHSGGVTTRPSESPLGQWLKVIRGKMAGRGGFFLRAETMHSYYTWLESLPNSPDTHLHGMSHGESFNALLDEKLNHARYVTGLALLDEPEAALSFESTLRWIANLDAMRARGTQVICATHSPILCSLPGATILELGEWGIRESTWEDLELVRHHRAYLEAPQRYLRHLLEQ from the coding sequence GTGGCGACCGACTGGATGTACGACGCGCGGCCCATCCGCGCGATCGGCGTCTTCGAAGACGCCGTGATCGACGAGAAGACGTGGCCCGCCGGCATCCCGTCCGTCGCCCAGTTTCTGCGCGTCGCGGCGTCCGGTGCGCCGTTCGACGGCTATGAGTTCAGCGCAGGCGTGACGTTTCTCGTCGGTGAGAACGGGTCGGGCAAGTCGACGCTGCTGGAGGGCATCGCCGAGGCGGCCGGGCTGCCGGCCGAAGGCGGATCGCACAGCGGTGGGGTGACGACGAGACCGAGCGAGTCACCGCTCGGTCAGTGGCTGAAGGTCATCCGCGGCAAGATGGCGGGCCGCGGCGGATTCTTTCTGCGCGCGGAGACCATGCACAGTTATTACACGTGGCTCGAGTCGCTGCCGAACAGCCCCGACACGCACCTGCACGGCATGAGCCACGGCGAGTCGTTCAATGCGCTGCTGGACGAGAAGCTGAACCACGCGCGGTACGTCACCGGGCTCGCGCTGCTGGATGAGCCCGAGGCCGCGCTGTCGTTTGAGTCCACGCTCCGGTGGATCGCCAACCTCGATGCGATGCGTGCGCGCGGGACCCAGGTGATCTGTGCGACGCACTCCCCGATCCTGTGCTCGCTGCCCGGGGCGACGATCCTCGAGCTCGGTGAGTGGGGCATCCGCGAATCGACGTGGGAAGACCTCGAGCTCGTGCGTCACCACCGCGCGTACCTCGAGGCGCCGCAGCGCTACCTGCGTCATCTGCTCGAGCAGTGA
- a CDS encoding MFS transporter, producing MDSVLTRAQITRWRNAVFAIFLASGLSIATWSARVPAIRDTLDISRTDVGLMLFIGGVASIIGLSISSVILARFGARRSMLALMTVFAAGIAVIGLGTDVFGSWPVVTLGLVLWGFGNGCLDVIMNVEAAAIEKTIKKTILPLFHAFFSFGTVIGAGLGTLAITVGLVPGIHLPIIAVLIVVIGAISVAFVPNRETAMDATPAEEREGWRERLHIALSAWREPRTYALGLIMLGMAFAEGGANDWLALGVVDGHAAPEAMGAAALATFSVCMTLARIFGGPLVDRFGRVVTLRVLSVLAGAGLLLFVLAPNLPLVFVGAALWGLGASLGFPLGMSAAADDPARAAARVSAASTIGYVAFLAGPPALGFISDHIGLLNTLYIILGLIVLSGFASGAARPIAGSTVGAGHPAPAGAERD from the coding sequence ATGGATTCCGTCCTCACCCGCGCCCAGATCACCCGGTGGCGCAACGCCGTCTTCGCGATCTTCCTCGCGAGCGGCCTGAGCATCGCGACCTGGTCGGCGCGCGTGCCGGCGATCCGCGACACCCTCGACATCAGCCGCACCGACGTCGGCCTCATGCTGTTCATCGGCGGCGTCGCGTCGATCATCGGCCTCTCGATCAGCTCGGTGATCCTGGCGCGCTTCGGCGCACGCCGGTCGATGCTGGCGCTCATGACGGTCTTCGCGGCGGGCATCGCGGTCATCGGACTGGGCACCGACGTGTTCGGCTCGTGGCCGGTCGTCACTCTCGGCCTCGTCCTGTGGGGCTTCGGCAACGGATGCCTCGACGTCATCATGAACGTCGAGGCGGCGGCCATCGAGAAGACGATCAAGAAGACGATCCTGCCGCTGTTCCACGCGTTCTTCAGCTTCGGCACCGTGATCGGGGCAGGGCTGGGAACGCTGGCGATCACGGTCGGCCTCGTGCCCGGCATCCACCTTCCGATCATCGCCGTGCTCATCGTCGTCATCGGCGCGATCAGCGTCGCGTTCGTGCCGAACCGGGAGACGGCGATGGATGCCACACCCGCCGAAGAACGGGAAGGCTGGCGCGAGCGGCTGCACATCGCGCTTTCTGCGTGGCGCGAGCCGCGCACCTACGCGCTGGGCCTGATCATGCTCGGTATGGCGTTCGCCGAGGGCGGGGCGAACGATTGGCTCGCGCTGGGCGTGGTCGACGGACACGCCGCACCCGAGGCGATGGGTGCGGCGGCTCTGGCCACGTTCTCGGTCTGCATGACCCTGGCGCGCATCTTCGGTGGGCCCCTGGTCGACCGGTTCGGCCGCGTGGTCACGTTGCGCGTGCTGTCGGTGCTGGCAGGAGCCGGGCTCTTGCTGTTCGTCCTCGCGCCGAACCTGCCGCTCGTGTTCGTCGGCGCGGCGCTGTGGGGGCTGGGCGCGTCGCTGGGCTTCCCGCTCGGGATGTCGGCGGCCGCAGACGACCCGGCGCGCGCTGCGGCGCGGGTGAGTGCCGCCTCGACGATCGGCTACGTGGCGTTCCTCGCCGGGCCGCCCGCGCTCGGCTTCATCAGCGACCACATCGGACTGCTGAACACCCTGTACATCATCCTGGGGCTGATCGTCCTGTCGGGCTTCGCGTCGGGCGCCGCCCGCCCGATCGCCGGTTCGACCGTCGGGGCGGGGCATCCCGCGCCCGCAGGGGCCGAGCGCGACTGA
- a CDS encoding GNAT family N-acetyltransferase encodes MAHIDLRDLDDDDLDAVFEMMGDPDAVAMASFTAADPSDRAAFDAHMARVRADPANALFVVTERGGFAGTAGAYTSEGEREVTYWIARHAWGRGVATEALRLLISREPTRPLFARVAAHNAGSIAVLEKNGFAEVSRSVGFAAGLGHEVEELRFALVPVLE; translated from the coding sequence ATGGCGCACATCGACCTGCGTGACCTCGACGACGACGACCTCGACGCCGTCTTCGAGATGATGGGTGACCCGGACGCGGTGGCGATGGCCTCCTTCACCGCGGCCGATCCATCCGATCGCGCCGCCTTCGACGCCCACATGGCCCGCGTGCGCGCCGACCCCGCGAACGCACTGTTCGTCGTGACCGAGCGCGGCGGGTTCGCTGGAACCGCGGGCGCCTACACCTCCGAGGGCGAGCGCGAGGTCACGTACTGGATCGCCCGCCACGCCTGGGGGCGGGGCGTGGCCACCGAGGCGCTGCGCCTGCTCATCTCGCGCGAGCCCACCCGGCCCCTGTTCGCGCGCGTCGCCGCACACAATGCGGGCTCGATCGCGGTGCTCGAGAAGAACGGCTTCGCCGAGGTCTCGCGGTCGGTGGGGTTCGCCGCCGGACTCGGCCATGAGGTGGAGGAGTTGCGGTTCGCGCTGGTGCCCGTTCTGGAATGA
- a CDS encoding cold-shock protein, translated as MSTQGTVKWFNAEKGFGFIAPDEGGADVFAHYSAIQSNGFKSLEENQRVEFEVAQGPKGLQAENIRAL; from the coding sequence ATGAGCACGCAGGGCACCGTCAAGTGGTTCAACGCGGAGAAGGGCTTCGGCTTCATCGCCCCCGACGAGGGGGGTGCGGACGTCTTCGCGCACTACAGCGCCATCCAGTCCAACGGCTTCAAGAGCCTTGAGGAGAACCAGCGCGTCGAGTTCGAGGTCGCACAGGGTCCCAAGGGCCTGCAGGCCGAGAACATCCGCGCGCTGTAG
- a CDS encoding FHA domain-containing protein FhaB/FipA: MSELTLLLLRIGFLVLMWFFVFAVVYSLRADLFGVKVRKMPEPQAAPVPAAAPAGPGDATMPVQSLTSPPAAAGAATTQTVSRIVITSGPKTGLELPLGTEPLTIGRSSESGLVIRDDYTSSHHARLVLWGDQWMIQDLDSTNGTWHAGVRVSAPTPVTVGAPIKVGATTFELRK; the protein is encoded by the coding sequence GTGAGTGAACTGACCCTCCTGCTGCTGCGCATCGGCTTCCTGGTGCTGATGTGGTTCTTCGTCTTCGCTGTGGTCTATTCGCTGCGCGCCGACCTCTTCGGAGTGAAGGTGCGCAAGATGCCCGAGCCGCAGGCGGCACCCGTCCCGGCCGCGGCACCCGCGGGCCCGGGAGACGCCACGATGCCCGTGCAGTCGCTGACCTCGCCACCGGCGGCCGCCGGAGCCGCCACGACCCAGACCGTGTCACGCATCGTCATCACGAGCGGCCCCAAGACCGGGCTCGAGCTGCCGCTGGGCACCGAGCCGCTGACGATCGGGCGCTCGAGCGAGTCGGGTCTGGTGATCCGCGATGACTACACCTCGAGCCACCACGCCCGCCTCGTGCTCTGGGGCGACCAGTGGATGATCCAAGACCTGGACTCGACCAACGGCACCTGGCATGCCGGCGTCCGCGTGTCGGCACCGACCCCGGTGACCGTCGGCGCTCCCATCAAGGTGGGCGCGACGACGTTCGAGCTGCGGAAGTAG